From the genome of Hymenobacter gelipurpurascens:
ATTGAACGCGTGCGTACCAATGTCGCCCATAGCACCGGCTAGGCCACTCTTTGTGGGGTCGGTGCGCCAAGCGGCCTGCTTGTTTGCAGTACCTTCTTCAAAGGCGCTTAGCCAACCCTGCGGATACTCCACGTACACTTTGCGGATCGTACCTAACTCACCAGAGGCCACCAGTTGGCGAGCTTCTTTTACCATGGGGTAGCCGGTGTAGGTGTGCGTCAGGCAGAAATGACAGCTGCTGGCCTCTACCACGGCTTGCAGCTCCTTGGCTTCGGCCAGCGAAAAGGTCATTGGCTTATCCAGAATTACATGGAAGCCATTTTCCAGGGCCAGCTTAGCGGGCGCAAAGTGCAGGTGGTTGGGCGTCACGATGGACACTACCTGCACCCTCTCCGACTCTGGCAGCTGCTTCTCGCGCTCAATCAATTCCTGATAGGAGCCATATACCCTCTCCGCCGACAGGCCTAGGAGCTGACCGCTGGCCTTGGAGGTTCCGGGGTTGCTGCTGAAGGCGCCGGCCACCAGGTCATACTGTCCATCGAGGGCCGCCGCCAACCGGTGCACCCCCCCAATGAAAGCGCCCTGACCGCCGCCAATCATGCCCAATCGTATCATTCAGTTATCAGTTGTGAGTTGCCGGTTATGAGTTGCTAGTTGCGGGTTGACGGTTGCAAGTAAGAACGGCACTGGCAACCCGCAACTGATAACTCTTAAGTCGTAGCCCAGGCCCGGTCGCCTTTTTTGTAC
Proteins encoded in this window:
- a CDS encoding Gfo/Idh/MocA family protein; translated protein: MIRLGMIGGGQGAFIGGVHRLAAALDGQYDLVAGAFSSNPGTSKASGQLLGLSAERVYGSYQELIEREKQLPESERVQVVSIVTPNHLHFAPAKLALENGFHVILDKPMTFSLAEAKELQAVVEASSCHFCLTHTYTGYPMVKEARQLVASGELGTIRKVYVEYPQGWLSAFEEGTANKQAAWRTDPTKSGLAGAMGDIGTHAFNLLEYVSGLAVTQLCADINTVVPGRKLDDDGAVLLRLSGGASGVLTATQVAAGEENNLRLRIYGEKGGLEWQQADANTLQVKWLDRPTEIRRAGTGYVGSFARHNTRTPAGHPEGYLEAFANLYRNFALTLQAELAGETASPEALDYPGIADGVRGMAFIENVIASGRSDRKWTDFTV